In a single window of the Notamacropus eugenii isolate mMacEug1 chromosome 4, mMacEug1.pri_v2, whole genome shotgun sequence genome:
- the TGS1 gene encoding trimethylguanosine synthase isoform X3 — translation MLCGKWSLVAEMVLYIEGLEEDLKVVCLCSRAFVEDRKLYYLGLKGFYVKDQATEEREHNSHGTIESENDSALRSDEIELDSETELMRSMGLPLQFGGLSTHKNFEMSMNSRNKKTKFKKKKKKSQKKYSDEILQESWKEVHEDEDHLMSDDPSLAFEQYETRTCELQNGKEVEIGKLSTENVLPPELEITEKWQKYWSEYGERLLWQSWQEKHPGEILSTEPWNSPETKEKWEQHYSHVYWYYLEQFQYWESQGWTFDCSQSYDTDNCVSKIEMNEKDDGSITGGSLLNLVAMTRSGEEIYEKSTNDKHHEEILDGISNINLNSVEAQNDSLNSTVICDDYQCLGEVNSEQECALSNECEPCDGATKKRNLSENRSTSQADSHQTSGTRANKEVSYSKSKDGDESEEEPPEYKPAKLKRSHELDIDENPIVHSDDNGSLLGFQHGSGQKYGGISNFSRRKVKYLEKDVKHKTQFLDMRRQVNTKNKHIFFPEESERPSSRKSKTLSKVEKFLKWVNEPVEEIPSQDPLDDAQDTCTSSDSEEQERSVKKSDDPFEISNLEPEKCDAFSSVNEFEMEKDKEDNKTVTEEQKCVPERQLVTLDIPDYLQVETDVETKKKKKKGKKKNKTLNPLPPEIAAVPELAKYWAQRYRLFSRFDDGIKLDKEGWFSVTPEKIAEHIAGRVHLSFNCDIIVDAFCGVGGNAIQFALTGKRGKHSFP, via the exons GGATCGAAAATTGTACTACTTAGGATTGAAAGGATTCTATGTTAAAG ATCAAGCCACAGAAGAAAGGGAACATAATTCCCATGGAACCATAGAGTCAGAGAATGACAGTGCTTTGAGATCAGATGAAATTGAACTAGATTCAGAGACTGAGCTTATGAGAAGTATGGGACTTCCCCTTCAGTTTGGAGGCCTGTCTACTCACAAGAATTTTGAG ATGTCCATGAATTCCAgaaataaaaaaactaaatttaagaagaaaaagaaaaaatctcaaaagaaataCTCAGATGAAATTCTGCAAGAATCGTGGAAAGAAGTTCATGAAGATGAAGACCACTTAATGTCAGATGATCCATCTTTAGCCTTTGAGCAATATGAGACCAGAACATGTGAActtcaaaatggaaaagaagtagaaattggAAAATTATCTACTGAAAATGTATTACCTCCAGAATTAGAAATTACAGAGAAATGGCAGAAGTATTGGAGTGAGTATGGAGAAAGATTGTTATGGCAGAGCTGGCAAGAAAAACACCCAGGTGAAATATTGTCGACTGAACCTTGGAATTCTCCTGAGACAAAGGAAAAATGGGAACAACATTATAGTCATGTTTACTGGTATTATTTGGAACAGTTTCAATATTGGGAAAGTCAAGGGTGGACTTTCGATTGTTCACAGAGTTATGATACAGATAATTGTGTgtctaaaatagaaatgaatgagaaagatgatGGTAGCATTACAGGGGGATCATTGTTGAATTTAGTTGCCATGACTAGAAGTGGGGAGGAAATTTATGAAAAAAGTACAAATGATAAGCATCATGAGGAAATACTTGATGGAATTAGCAACATAAATCTGAATTCAGTAGAAGCACAGAATGACAGCTTAAACTCAACTGTAATTTGTGATGATTACCAATGTCTGGGTGAAGTTAACAGTGAGCAAGAGTGTGCTCTTTCCAACGAATGTGAGCCATGTGATGGAGCAACCAAGAAGAGGAATTTGTCAGAAAATAGAAGTACCAGCCAAGCAG ATTCACACCAGACTTCTGGAACAAGAGCAAACAAAGAAGTGTCATACAGCAAGAGTAAGGATGGAGATGAAAGTGAAGAGGAACCACCTGAATATAAACCAGCTAAATTGAAGAGGAG ccATGAACTAGATATTGATGAAAATCCAATTGTGCACTCTGATGACAATGGCTCTCTCTTGGGATTCCAGCATGGCTCAGGgcaaaa ATATGGTGGAATTTCAAATTTTAGTCGTCGGAAAGTTAAATACCTAGAGAAAGATGTGAAACATAAAACGCAATTTCTAGATATGCGtagacaagtaaatacaaaaaacaaGCATATCTTCTTTCctgaagagtcagaaagaccatcTTCCCGGAAGAGTAAAACTTTGAGTAAG GTAGAAAAATTCCTCAAATGGGTTAATGAACCAGTGGAGGAAATACCATCACAGGATCCTCTGGATGATGCACAAGACACTTGCACAAGCAGTGATTCAGAAGAACAAGAAAGATCTGTTAAAAAATCTGATGACCCTTTTGAGATTAGCAATCTGGAACCTGAAAAATGTGATGCATTTTCTTCAGTCAATGAATTCGAAATGGAAAAAGATAAAGAGGACAACAAAACTGTAACAGAGGAGCAAAAATGTGTTCCTGAAAGGCAACTGGTTACTCTAGATATTCCAGATTATCTGCAAGTAGAAACAGATG TtgaaacaaagaagaagaaaaagaaaggcaagaaaaagaacaaaactctAAATCCCCTCCCTCCAGAAATTGCTGCTGTTCCTGAGCTGGCCAAGTATTGGGCACAGCGATATAGACTGTTTTCACGTTTTGATGATGGGATTAAATTGGACAAAG AGGGATGGTTTTCAGTTACACCTGAAAAGATTGCTGAACACATTGCTGGGCGTGTCCATCTGTCCTTCAACTGTGACATTATAGTGGATGCATTTTGTGGAGTTGGAGGCAACGCCATTCAATTTGCCCTAACAGGAAAAAGAG GAAAACACAGTTTCCCTTGA
- the TGS1 gene encoding trimethylguanosine synthase isoform X2 yields MLCGKWSLVAEMVLYIEGLEEDLKVVCLCSRAFVEDRKLYYLGLKGFYVKDQATEEREHNSHGTIESENDSALRSDEIELDSETELMRSMGLPLQFGGLSTHKNFEMSMNSRNKKTKFKKKKKKSQKKYSDEILQESWKEVHEDEDHLMSDDPSLAFEQYETRTCELQNGKEVEIGKLSTENVLPPELEITEKWQKYWSEYGERLLWQSWQEKHPGEILSTEPWNSPETKEKWEQHYSHVYWYYLEQFQYWESQGWTFDCSQSYDTDNCVSKIEMNEKDDGSITGGSLLNLVAMTRSGEEIYEKSTNDKHHEEILDGISNINLNSVEAQNDSLNSTVICDDYQCLGEVNSEQECALSNECEPCDGATKKRNLSENRSTSQADSHQTSGTRANKEVSYSKSKDGDESEEEPPEYKPAKLKRSHELDIDENPIVHSDDNGSLLGFQHGSGQKYGGISNFSRRKVKYLEKDVKHKTQFLDMRRQVNTKNKHIFFPEESERPSSRKSKTLSKVEKFLKWVNEPVEEIPSQDPLDDAQDTCTSSDSEEQERSVKKSDDPFEISNLEPEKCDAFSSVNEFEMEKDKEDNKTVTEEQKCVPERQLVTLDIPDYLQVETDVETKKKKKKGKKKNKTLNPLPPEIAAVPELAKYWAQRYRLFSRFDDGIKLDKEGWFSVTPEKIAEHIAGRVHLSFNCDIIVDAFCGVGGNAIQFALTGKRGSIFSWTWRTS; encoded by the exons GGATCGAAAATTGTACTACTTAGGATTGAAAGGATTCTATGTTAAAG ATCAAGCCACAGAAGAAAGGGAACATAATTCCCATGGAACCATAGAGTCAGAGAATGACAGTGCTTTGAGATCAGATGAAATTGAACTAGATTCAGAGACTGAGCTTATGAGAAGTATGGGACTTCCCCTTCAGTTTGGAGGCCTGTCTACTCACAAGAATTTTGAG ATGTCCATGAATTCCAgaaataaaaaaactaaatttaagaagaaaaagaaaaaatctcaaaagaaataCTCAGATGAAATTCTGCAAGAATCGTGGAAAGAAGTTCATGAAGATGAAGACCACTTAATGTCAGATGATCCATCTTTAGCCTTTGAGCAATATGAGACCAGAACATGTGAActtcaaaatggaaaagaagtagaaattggAAAATTATCTACTGAAAATGTATTACCTCCAGAATTAGAAATTACAGAGAAATGGCAGAAGTATTGGAGTGAGTATGGAGAAAGATTGTTATGGCAGAGCTGGCAAGAAAAACACCCAGGTGAAATATTGTCGACTGAACCTTGGAATTCTCCTGAGACAAAGGAAAAATGGGAACAACATTATAGTCATGTTTACTGGTATTATTTGGAACAGTTTCAATATTGGGAAAGTCAAGGGTGGACTTTCGATTGTTCACAGAGTTATGATACAGATAATTGTGTgtctaaaatagaaatgaatgagaaagatgatGGTAGCATTACAGGGGGATCATTGTTGAATTTAGTTGCCATGACTAGAAGTGGGGAGGAAATTTATGAAAAAAGTACAAATGATAAGCATCATGAGGAAATACTTGATGGAATTAGCAACATAAATCTGAATTCAGTAGAAGCACAGAATGACAGCTTAAACTCAACTGTAATTTGTGATGATTACCAATGTCTGGGTGAAGTTAACAGTGAGCAAGAGTGTGCTCTTTCCAACGAATGTGAGCCATGTGATGGAGCAACCAAGAAGAGGAATTTGTCAGAAAATAGAAGTACCAGCCAAGCAG ATTCACACCAGACTTCTGGAACAAGAGCAAACAAAGAAGTGTCATACAGCAAGAGTAAGGATGGAGATGAAAGTGAAGAGGAACCACCTGAATATAAACCAGCTAAATTGAAGAGGAG ccATGAACTAGATATTGATGAAAATCCAATTGTGCACTCTGATGACAATGGCTCTCTCTTGGGATTCCAGCATGGCTCAGGgcaaaa ATATGGTGGAATTTCAAATTTTAGTCGTCGGAAAGTTAAATACCTAGAGAAAGATGTGAAACATAAAACGCAATTTCTAGATATGCGtagacaagtaaatacaaaaaacaaGCATATCTTCTTTCctgaagagtcagaaagaccatcTTCCCGGAAGAGTAAAACTTTGAGTAAG GTAGAAAAATTCCTCAAATGGGTTAATGAACCAGTGGAGGAAATACCATCACAGGATCCTCTGGATGATGCACAAGACACTTGCACAAGCAGTGATTCAGAAGAACAAGAAAGATCTGTTAAAAAATCTGATGACCCTTTTGAGATTAGCAATCTGGAACCTGAAAAATGTGATGCATTTTCTTCAGTCAATGAATTCGAAATGGAAAAAGATAAAGAGGACAACAAAACTGTAACAGAGGAGCAAAAATGTGTTCCTGAAAGGCAACTGGTTACTCTAGATATTCCAGATTATCTGCAAGTAGAAACAGATG TtgaaacaaagaagaagaaaaagaaaggcaagaaaaagaacaaaactctAAATCCCCTCCCTCCAGAAATTGCTGCTGTTCCTGAGCTGGCCAAGTATTGGGCACAGCGATATAGACTGTTTTCACGTTTTGATGATGGGATTAAATTGGACAAAG AGGGATGGTTTTCAGTTACACCTGAAAAGATTGCTGAACACATTGCTGGGCGTGTCCATCTGTCCTTCAACTGTGACATTATAGTGGATGCATTTTGTGGAGTTGGAGGCAACGCCATTCAATTTGCCCTAACAGGAAAAAGAG